The genomic segment ataactcatattTAATCAGACAGTCCATAAGTTTAAAACacatgtacggccatgccgtcccagatgcgttaccaaagcttgggatctcagtctacaccataaggatatcccatgaatccattggggtctcaccctaaccacgagcactccatgtgctaagtggtatttctggccccactgccgttctcggcccttcgctgTTCCCGGCTCTTCGCCATTCATTCTGTTGTTACCACATtcagcattctcaaataacaatcaaatatataatcattcattttaAGCTATTTCCTAACAATGATACAatttagggccgcgccctgcaacaatactatgggcccaagccctgctctacgggtgctacagttttctcacgtgtatcccgagctttctcaTGCACtaaggccgcgagcacggtcctctaacccgagcctctccaaagacctagtcacaacacatataaaacatcccttaatactaatcaatccaaaaccacttcccgggaccaatcccacactctcggaatctcaaaattcctaaaacaattcatcggaaacattccccgaaccctcggagcaaaagctcaaaattgcaaaattccatgttctgaaaatggcctagtgccgcggcgctgccctagagggacgcgacgcccagcaagtcagagggcACTCCCCcttcccagaaacagcctcgaGCCGCGgtacccaagaacagggtcgcggcgctccttcgcgaacccataaATCTGGGtattcccctgcatttttccccgagctaaaccactccaaatcatcccaaacaagtacctaggCCCCCAAAACTAATTCAAAACCACAAATGAAcccttaacaacctataaacaccataaacaaactcaatcacacaatctcacccaaaaatccactcttgggtttcaaatttcagaaacctaAACTATGGCTTCTAAGAGTTAAACCATAGCTTGAAAAATATAAACCATGcttttaaaatcttaaaccacatcagagacAAAATGTAAACATGTttgaactcttacctcaatcaagaatctgaCTTGATCCCTTCTCAATTCCAACCTCCAAtctctttcctcttgattatcctagttgaattccaagtaaaaccagccattcCCCCTTTAGATTCCCacactcaatctctgaaaattaaaaattaaattcaacaaaaacagagctcaaactcttacctctgaaaatttttggcctaagcttgatcttggttacttcaaacctcttgattctcctcctaagaCTCAGATTCAGCTTCCTTCTTCAGCTACTCTTTTGCTCTATCTCTAGGTCTCAAATTTTAGCATAAACCAACTATCACCAAGTATAATACGTAAATTCCTTTTTCCTTCTGCTGAAGGTTATCTATCTCGTCAAATGACTATTCCacccttcctcaaatatcccttcctaaccaaacctcaaggccctttttgtcatttcaTTTCTATTACTATCCTACCACTTTTCAttacaacttgttactctcagtagttactaacggttacccaggttactcaatcaccaataaccattaaccacaaacccccaactcaactcacaaaattccccaaagtacccctaagctcctcccgagccgggtataaaatcccgttgtgacttttgtgttatctagctctctaggaccatctcggcacgtgcatcacattaatatcaccacacccacgtggtacaaaccacacaatacaattatcacatttatgccctcaacgggctaaaattaccaatttacccctatcatgcaaacggggcctacatgcatattcatagcacctaacacatgcattctaatcacatattcatttaaattcatatattatcatattaattcacttattgccctccaggcacgctaatcaaggtcctaaaccctattagcaacttggggtgttacataaCCTCACAAAGGAAGCGAGATATCATTTAATTCACTCCCTAAAGGAAAATTAGGACGTATTCACGTAGTCACACTCAGACATGATTGGGATTAGTCCACATGTTATAAGCTGCATTGAACATCAACAAAAACTTccctccgaagcagcaaaagtgaAGACTCCTTGACGACGAGAGGAAAAAGGCCTTGAAAGGGGAGGTCGGCAGACTGAAGGAAAATTGGTTTATTCGAGATGCTTTCTACCCGAAATGGATAACTAACCTAGTATTGATCCCAAAACCGAATTTCAAGTGGCAAACTTGCATCAATTATTCAGGCCTTAACAAAGCATGCCCGAAAGATTGCTTTCCTTTGCCTCAAATATATTAGCGCAGTAATGTAACAGCGAGTCACGATATCATGTCATTCATTgatgcatattctagatataacccgATAGCAAGGCATGCAACAAATTAGGAGTGTATGAGATTTATGATGGAAAATGGGCTATAATGTTACAATGTAATGCATTTCGGGCTCAAAAATACTGGAGCGACGTACCAAAGACTAGAAATTGAATGTTTGTTGAACATATTGGAAacaatatggaagtgtatgtggatgacatgctagttaagtccAAACACAAAAATAGCCATGTTGACCACCTCGCAGATTGCTTCGCTATActtcgaaagtataacatgagaATCAACCAACAAAAGCACTCCTTCGGGGTGTCTTTGGGAAAGTTCATAGGATTTCTAGTGAATCGTCGAATCATCGAGGCAACCCGAATAAGGGCAAGGCATTAATCGATATGTCTCCACCTTGAAAGCATAATGATGCCCTGTCACGACCTACTAATCTATGGTCGTTACACTacgtgttaaaaatagtgcttaactcgttaagcgagttatttggacttaaaagtgtagtTGAGGTTAAACGACAGTTTGTGTATTAAAACTTTTGGCTAATAAgttgaacttttcattaaaaaaggatgaataattacaagggatcccaaaaatttctaaataaaatacaagtttatcaaaattaTAGACTTAGTCGATCTAAGCGACAAATTTCAACTAATGACCCCTGCTCCTCAAGATATCTCGACCGTGGTGGACtagcaggctgagtatgtacacgccgcccctacaactctccaactcatggctgatctagatttccttttcccttaccttcaccaagaagcactcgtgagccaaggctcagcaggAAAACCCAAACAAATCATACAAATATCTAGATAAACATTAACATGTAATGCATACTTTATAACCATACTGGTTCACATAGATATTCTAAACAATATATGACTCATGCCGAGTGGATGGATATCACACCCCCACGATGGCCTCGCCACTACAACGGATATTGCATCCCTATAATGGCCCAGCCACTACGACATACATTTCACATGTGATGTCGATAACGACCTCCCAACTGAGCGATCACGATCACAATCAATCAGTACAAACAATTATAATAAGATAGGTTCATACAAAGTAAACATTCTACTTTAAGCAGATTCATGACAAGGTCATCCCCGTTCCCTATAATTGGGGCACATGCCTCTGAGAAAAGACTACAATACCCCTGCCTACTAAGTCTCTCTTTAAAGTCCCCAAGGGCATATTAGTTATTTCACACCAATCCCCAGAAAACCTAAAAATTTCACTTGAAATCCCAATTAAATCCAATAATCCTCTAAATACAAGTATCCCCTCCCACCCTTCgttataactcatactccaataaTTCTTGGTAATTCACCCAATTGCCAAAATATCTCTAGCCAggtattaatccccgttgtgacttttatgcTAAATTACTCACTACAATCACCTCGTGTCGAATATGtcaaatatatccaaataatattGTGGTCCCACTCAAAAATCATGTATAATTACAGATAGACCCTCagcaggtcaaaattacgaaaattctcTTTTTAACAGAAATAGGCCCACACACATGTTTACTACACTTAAACATGCTTAAGCagcatatcataatataactcatatagttcacatatataatcacaattaagtcatattaacacataaacatccaattatgcattctaggcacactaatcaacgcattaagccttattagcaaatttgggacgtacaattatcccctccttatagaaatttcatcctcgaaatttacctaaacaactcaggatactaatcccgcatgtCTTATTCTAATtcctaggtcgcctcctcgaccttgttgttcctccataacactttaaccaagggtatagtcttattcctcaagactttatcctttatATCTAGGATCTGTACTGGACACTCCTCATAGGAAAAGTCTGTCTgtagctccagattctcataactcagtacatgagctgcatctgatacatacttttggAGCACCGATaaatgaaacacattgtgaactccTTACAATGTCAGTGCTAAAGCCAACCTGTAGGCTACCTGACTTTATCCTTTCTACAATGTCAGAtcatttccaggatctcaaaaggtcctactaataatctagggctcaacttgcccttcctcccaaaccttttcactgatttctgtggtgaaactctaaggtcctactaatctagggctcaacttgcccttcctcCCAAACCTTTTCACCCATTTCTGTGGTGAAACTCtatggaagacatagtctcccacttggaactccataatCATGCGCTTCGAATTTGaataacttttctatctactctatGACGCGAGCAtctaagctctaatcttttcaatggcctcattggtacTCTGAACTGCTTTAGGACCtaagtatttcctctcacccatttcatcaaaatgaatgggtgatctgcacttcccaCCATACAACATCTCAAAAGGAGCCAGCCCAATGGTTGCATGATAGtttttgttgtaggaaaactctattagaggAAACTATttactccatgacccttcaaagtccaaaacacATGCCCGAAGCTTATCTTCTAGTGtttgaatcatcctcttagactggtcattagtctgaggatggtaagctgTACTAAATCTCAATTATGTACCCATAGCTTTCTACAGATTTCCcgaaaacttggaagtgaagatggggtcccgatctgacacgatagaCCTAGGAGCCCCATGTAGGCGTACTATATCTTTCACATAAAGATCAGCATAGTGATCAGCTGTAAATTTTGTCCTTATTGGCAAGAAATGTGCTGGTTTGGTATACCGATTCACAATCACCCACattgaatcatgctgacccaccgtcctaggcaatccaaccacaaCGTCCTCCCATTTCAAttcagggatacccaaaggctatagtatccctgctggtctctggtgtttagccttgacttgctgacatgtcaagcacttagctacataTCTAGTTACATCTTTCTTGATCCCAAGTCACCAATATAGGGTTTTCAGATCCTAGTATATCTTTATGGTTCTTAGATGCAATAGAAATGTCCGTTGGAACACAAATCCACTCCTTAtacctcaacaaacccatctcccAAACAATATAATTCTTAGCCACTCTTGCTAGGAAGTCCCTTCTGTGCCTCATCAACTGAGGATCATTCAACTGACCCTTCTTTATCCTCATCAAAAGAgtagcactacaagaaaaaatgcttttaataacaccaaaaatgtgttatcaaaacataccataacactttttgatgtgttaagaccgactatgttatcgtaggtcagggtactttacataacactttatcagtgttatacagatgtgttattatactgtcaacgataacacactttctgtgttattttaatatatagataagtgtttaattatgttatttatagtcgattatataacacatttcaatacttataaatttgtgttatactacactttagtataacactttttttgtgttatactacactttagtataacacattatttgtgttatactacactttagtataacacattatttgtgttatactacactttagtataacacatgtgttatattagcttagagaaacaaaatctttttttacttacacaaaactaggaaagcaaatatgaaagttgaagccaaataaggtaacataaatagatttttattaattactcaaatgcaattacaatatttagtctactagtctaggcttaagaaatcatattacaacataatttatgcccaattcagattcctttatcactaaatacaaaacaagaaatgtatacaaaaattagtgaaatacattcttccattctaaaggcctcaactacaaatgttgacAAGAATTGCttcaaagaaatcatctcaatatacctgcacattgtaaaaaaaagtccttttattattaagaacataagacttatgctagtttccacctgtaagaatataaagtttaaattaaatttgtaataactccaaaacttgacaaAACAGCaaggtatagcaagatgtactaccatgcaaaacaacgactgaagcaacaaaacatgcaacttaaaacaaggctgacacaatcaaaataaagaagtAACATTTCAAGAAAAATAACATTAATAATGTGACTCAAAACTGAAGATTCCAACAGCCAGAATGTGACTCAaaacaaattaacaaaacaaactaaTAGTAGTACGACCATAGTTAATAGAAACCACAAATATTAATAGCAATGTGAGAATGGTTAGAAATTAAGAAGTACACAAAAATGTGATCAAAGCAAAATGGGTAATGAAATTGATTATTTAAAGAATGTAACTTGACTGTCAGTAGTTTGAAGTGTTGCTATATACATACTATACTGTATTGTACTATTCTATACTATGTATCACTACATGTACACCATAATCAATAGATGAAAAGGCATGACAAATAAGAAGATATTCAAGCACCTTACTATTTCTGGGCTATGGAATATCAACAACTTCTTCTCTTATATTGATAAATAATAGAAACCCACTCTTATATTTGATTACACATATTCTTCTCTCAACAGCCCACCCCACACTCTCTTCCCAAAATAATTAAGCTCGTAATACAAGTTACCCTTCTTCTCCACAATACCCAAACATATAACACAGAAAAAGACCCAAAATTAGCCCACAACAAAAGATTCAATTTCAAGTACTCAACTACATGCCCAAAGTTTATTTGCTTAGTTTATATAAACTCACACAAAAagcatatatataattcaaatattcagcaaagaaattaacaaaaataagacAAAGAGTACTTATGATTAGCCTAATCCACTACAAGCACAAAGAGTACTTATAATATTATAAGCTTGGGAAGGGATGACATTACTAGGTAGAGATTTAAGATTTGAATTAATAATTTTGTATATATCATCATATCATGATTCATGAAGTGCATGCATAGAatattattttacaataataGTGAGTAAATCATGAGGGAATTGAGAGTAGTAGGTGAATATGTAAAATATATTATGACAATTACATGAAGTATGTCTTTCTCCATTAAAAAAATGTAGTATTACAAGAGCTTAAAAACAGGTCCTCTGTATCACAAATATGCATACTTACAAAGTATTTATAAGTCCTGAATTTTGCTTCGTATTAAGTAATTTGCTCAAAAGATTAACCTTTCGAAAGGGTGAAGTACTCGAGTAAAAACAAGGGCAGCAGAGAAAACATACTGAGCCTAATAAATAGACCAGCAGTCTGCATTTCCACCCATGAGCCTAATAAATAGACCAGGAGTCTTTTACCATACTAAACAACAACTAATAACTGCTTAGAAAACAtgaaaacaagaaaaaataaAGCCAAACTTGACAAACATACTTGTGGTTATTATATTTAAACTCAAAGCCAAGAAAACATACTCAAACCCAGAGAAActtaaaatacaaatttaaaacgAAGAATATATTCAAAACAAACTAAAGCAGATAAAATATGCCCAAAAAAGCATCATTAATTCTACAAAAAAGGGAAAATGAGAAATCGGAGGAGAGAAGGAGAGGAGGACAATGACTACAGTCTTTTTCCCTAGGTCCAAAGAGTTGGAGAAGAAGATAATCTAATTCAGAGTAATAGACTTCTCTTAATAATAATCCATTGATTGAAGGAAAATAGATGATAAATGCCGTATGAAAATAATGATAAAGATTTAAAGATGCAATCAAAGTCTCTTCATATTCTTTGAGCTTCACAATTTCGATTTTCACAAATGGAATTAACTAATAGATGAGTATTGTCCTTGGGACAGAATACGACTCTTGATTAAGGGAATTCTAGTGCAACGACTAAAGAAAATATGAGCTAAATATTAAGCTAACTAAATGCAATTCTACAGAGCACACACcaccaaaaaaaaataaagaaacaaaacatCAATAGAAAAATCAATCAGCATTAGCAACATCAAATGTCAAAATAAAGTTACATATTGTATTGTACTAAGATAAATAcacttgaataataaaaaaatagaaaaaaaaaagtattaagcATGCTTACGTGTCCAAGAATAAATCTGCTAAAGCACTGCGCTTGATATGTTCACCCTTCATGGCAACATCTGTGAAAATAATCTGATCTGGTTGTACACCTCTTTGAACAGCATCTGGAACACCAATAGTTTATCAGTTACTAATTTATCTTTCCTTTGTAAGATAAATACCCATTACTACATTATGAAATATAAATAACAAGGAAGAATTCAAATATTATGCATGTAAATGATTTATCTTGAGAAATAGTAAAATGGCAGTACAATTGCAGAGTCTCGACTCGCTAGCAGCAGGAAATCTGAGAAGCCAAAGTGCACTATTTGGTACTCGCTTAAGGATGTTGCACCTGCATTTATCGACACATGAATCAGTATAGTTATTGCTGTGATTCAATCAATTCAAAGTTATGCAAATATAAACACTCGACTAACCATGTATTGAAAATATCAGGATCCATCTTTTATTGCTGGTTAAAACAAGCAAATATAAATTTGTCCTCAGGTAACCCATAGCTAGATCTCTTGGGTTGGTAGTTCAGGTCTAACACATCACAATTTTTCTGCAAGGAAGCATGGAGTAGTGTTGTCACAGGAAAAGAAAAACTACTTTGACTAGTACTAGACAGCAGCAGCAATAATGTGAAACAGAATTCCAAAGCTATGAACTAAGAATGAAATTACAGTTAGGTAAAGGAAATACCATCATATCATCCAAGGCCTTGCAATGATTTTGATTTGAGAAGAACAACTTCAAGGAGCAGACTAACAACGTGCATGGACATAGGTGGGACAGAATCACTCTGTGAACGGTGTCTATTTTGTTCACATCTTCTACAAATGGATCCTTTCATCCTAGGAGTCACTGCAGCAATGTCTATTCCTTCAAATACATGAAGTGCAGCTTCTATGTTACCCTTTTGATACTCAAGTCTTCCTAGTAGAGCTCTTGCTTCCTATAAACCATGAAACCAAAATAAATCATCATCCAAACTGATTTGCCAAAATAAATAAGTCTAAAAACAACTCCTTAGTAATTTTCCTCAACTTTATGACATTGTAAACTGTACCATCCTAAGACTAAAAAATCTCAAAAACAGTAATGCTATTTTTGTAACAGTATAccaatattttaatcaaactgaTTTCTTGACTCTTCCTTTCGATAGAAAATTATACACAGGAACAATGTTAGAACAAACAATCTTTAAACTTTCCTAGTTTTGCTATCTCTATAATGACTAAAAGGAAAGTAAAGCTCTTAAAAAAACTCACCTGAAAATACAGCTGGGTGCATGTAAAAGATACTAAAGATTACCTTCCAAGCATTTTCCATGTTTCCATAACACTTAGCAAAGTGAGGATCAATTTGAATAGCTTCTTCATTTTTTGCAATGCACATATCAAAATCATGTAGCTAAAacagaataaaataaaatttaagaatCAGGTGCAAGTAAATTCACTTACAAGCCAGAAACACTGAAGAGCATACAtatattgagaaaatacatgaaTGCTAATAAGCTTCATTGAGAACCTGAAATGTAAAATATGGCAAGATAATTGTGTGACTTGGCAATAGCAACATAATGGCTGGATAAAAATAGCTATTATATATGCTTCAAGTACAGCCCATCAACACTTGCTCAAACCAAAAGCTTAATGGCTATAGAATGTTTTGTTAAGAAGTCTATTTACACTTATAGATGTTATGATAGTGTTGACCAAGACTTAAAAAGTTCCAACAAAATGAGGCAATGAAAAGAACTAAATCTAAAATCTTGTCTACATATGCTACtgtatatttacaagtattttttGTATGTGTGTGTAGTTTATTCagtttttatgttatatatagaaATTTTGTTAGGCTAGTTGGCTCACTCTCTCAGTATTCTCTCTCTATGAATCAAGCtgtatatatatctatatgtatatatttatgttttttttgttgTATTAGTTCTATTCTCTATTTTTTTGTATGAAAGGGGGAAGTTTTTGGCATTATTCTATTGATGTGAAAGTGGTCAGGCATAATAACCAAATTGAGCTAATTTACTGTTAATCCTAACCCGAATCAAACTAATTGTCAACCACTTACAGGTTTTACTGAAAATAGAAAGACATAAATTCAAATAGCACAACAAAAAATAGGGGATTGATCTTTTACCAGCTTCTCTTTGCTGCTTCAACTAGACCTTTTTTCGCCCAATCTTCATGGAAGGCAAAAAAAGTTAAAGTGAAAGAAGCAATTTCACTAATCATTTCAAAAAATGACAACTCATTTGTTACTTTTTAAAGAAATTTCTTATTCTTGTAGCTTGCTGTTTCCACACACACGCACACACCTTAGCAAGAGGAGCAAGACCAAAAGCATATTAGCTAAAACCAAAAGCACAAGGAAATATAACCAGATGCATTCAtaaattcaaaatcaagtttgaacAATTTCACTAATCATTACAAAAATCACAGCTCattgttgctttataaagaaatTTCCCATACTTTTCATCTTGCTGTTTCTAGTAAGACTGTCAGTCTTTGGTTTTTCTTTTGATCTCTCTACTCTTTGTAAATCAATTCTGTTTCTGTTTCTTCTACTCATCCAGACCACAtgcgcacacacacacacaaagaagaagaaaaaacaactacaacaagaaccaaaacaaaacaaaaataaaaacaagtaGCAATCGACCTTAGCAAGAGGAGCAAGACAGTTGGTAGTACAACTTGTATTTGAAACAATGTCCATGTTTGGCTTGTATGTCCACTCATTTACTCCAACCACAAACATGGGAGCATCAACTGATGGAGTTGATAAAACTACTTTCTTGGCTTCACCCTACAAAGAAAGAAAAGTTCAATGTTACAAAGAATTTCATGCAAATGTAAATGGATTTGTACGTGCATGGTGGGCTCTCACACATTTGACTGTCTGAGACAGAGAACAAAATAAATTAGTAAAAGAAACCTTCTTATGTGCTGAAGCTTTGTCAATTCTTGTGAAAACACTGGAAGATTCAACAACATACTCAGCTCCATAATCACCCCAAGGAATCTCAGCAGGGTCCCTGATTAAAGGTTTAGATTTTACTTGTCAGCTCAATTTACATTAAGCTTTAAACAAAAAACACCCACATTTGCAAGTGCTATAAGAAAATAAAGAATATGTATACACTTTCATGCTAAGATCTGATGAAAATTACCTTTTACTCACAACCTTAATCTGCTTCCCATTGATTTCTAAGGTTGAATCATCTACAACCTTAATGCTTCCTTTGAATAATCCATGAGTAGAGTCATATTTAAACATGTAGGCCTGGATAAAGAATAGAAAATATCATAACCATTTTCACATAATGGGGTGACCTTAGAAGACAATTAGGAGTAACTGTTACTTAAGTTGAACTATTAGCAAAGGACATCAATTTAATAAAATACTCTTGAAAATACTCATTTCATTCAGATACATATAATTTCATGTAATATAAAGGTCATTCAAGGTAGCATCATAAGCCTATTAATGACCATGGTTCATCACTACAGCCACTACTCACCTTAGACCATAATCCAAAAAATGTGAGAAATTTTAAAGTGCCAAGTTAACAAGCTGCCATGCTCTCAACTTGACATAAAAATAAGCTCACAAAAAATCACAATAAAATCCAAACTGCAAGCATTGCACACAACAAGCATAAGCATGATTCAAGTTAGATCTGAAAGAATAGAATCATTTTTTGATCAATAGATAATTGAGATAATTATATGCAACTAAATACTTGGTAACATTTATAGAGGGTTTAAGGtgataaaaataatttcaaagcAATTAATGATCCAGATTTAAGATATCTCTCACATTTAATAGCAgtgagaatagaaattatttagtCAAAACTATGAAGAGAAGATAGCGTAAAAGTGAATTACAAGTCCAAGAGACTAGATGATTTCTTAAGAGAACACACAATGAGCACCTCCATTCCTATGA from the Humulus lupulus chromosome X, drHumLupu1.1, whole genome shotgun sequence genome contains:
- the LOC133803947 gene encoding glyceraldehyde-3-phosphate dehydrogenase GAPCP2, chloroplastic-like, with the translated sequence MAFSSLLRSTNGAALIEVSRPKIFAPLTSSFQTSCISSNRSPNSARFQSSVFGSAVLGGSSVLQLSNGCNVKRVQPIKATATELPPTVQKLKTGGKSKVGINGFGRIGRLVLRVAIFRDDIDVVAVNDPFIDAKYMAYMFKYDSTHGLFKGSIKVVDDSTLEINGKQIKVVSKRDPAEIPWGDYGAEYVVESSSVFTRIDKASAHKKGEAKKVVLSTPSVDAPMFVVGVNEWTYKPNMDIVSNTSCTTNCLAPLAKVDCYLFLFLFCFGSCCSCFFFFFVCVCAHVVWMSRRNRNRIDLQRVERSKEKPKTDSLTRNSKMKSMGNFFIKQQ